The following proteins are co-located in the Xiphophorus maculatus strain JP 163 A chromosome 24, X_maculatus-5.0-male, whole genome shotgun sequence genome:
- the LOC102228678 gene encoding OX-2 membrane glycoprotein-like, translating to MCEPVLPLCLLLWILQATQAAKVTAPARVDAVAGDPTHLRCNITMEADESVHQVRWHDPHSNMILAYLPTSPVRIVHQDANLKVTVARKDSSYITIKKVRPDDEGCFHCFFDVYPSGKQQGTTCITITGGRVHLEGNRTAIRGLPVTLSCSYTLVKRVAQALWRKTTEQGDTVTVASYAKLGSYLGKEFKGRVSLSPTLGETRLTIEEVKMEDEACYTCEFHTYPDGTRNAVACLHVYVLPNPQVSFSTSPSGVTEVNCTAKSRPPSTILWDISNNAVTLGPPVLSAYSQGDGTTIVMSMLRFRSALRTVKCIVQHQGLEKALTLDVKADDYDILPVGVSSPNVVLISVCLAATVVILGLCVFFCKRFVCI from the exons CTGCTAAGGTCACAGCTCCCGCCAGAGTGGATGCAGTGGCTGGTGATCCCACCCACCTTCGCTGCAACATCACCATGGAGGCGGATGAAAGCGTGCACCAGGTGCGCTGGCACGACCCTCACTCCAACATGATCCTGGCGTATTTGCCGACCTCGCCGGTCCGCATCGTCCACCAAGACGCCAACCTCAAGGTGACGGTGGCGCGCAAGGACTCCAGCTACATCACCATCAAGAAGGTGCGGCCGGATGACGAGGGCTGCTTCCACTGCTTTTTCGACGTGTACCCCTCTGGGAAGCAGCAAGGCACCACCTGTATCACCATCACCG GAGGCAGAGTCCACCTGGAGGGGAACAGGACGGCCATACGCGGGCTGCCCGTCACCCTGTCCTGCTCGTACACCCTCGTCAAACGGGTCGCCCAGGCTCTGTGGAGGAAGACGACGGAGCAGGGTGACACCGTCACTGTCGCCTCGTACGCCAAGTTGGGCTCTTACCTGGGGAAGGAGTTCAAAGGTCGGGTCAGCCTGAGCCCCACGCTGGGGGAGACCAGACTGACCATCGAGGAGGTCAAAATGGAGGACGAGGCGTGCTACACCTGCGAGTTCCACACCTACCCGGACGGAACCAGGAACGCCGTCGCCTGCCTCCACGTCTACG TCTTACCCAACCCTCAGGTGAGCTTCTCGACGTCGCCCTCGGGAGTCACGGAGGTAAACTGCACCGCCAAGTCGAGGCCTCCGTCCACCATCCTGTGGGACATTAGCAACAATGCCGTCACCCTGGGTCCACCGGTGTTGTCGGCGTACAGTCAGGGTGACGGCACCACGATAGTGATGAGCATGCTGCGCTTCCGGTCCGCGCTCAGAACCGTGAAATGCATCGTGCAGCACCAGGGTTTAGAGAAAGCCCTCACACTGGACGTCAAAGCAGACG attaTGATATTTTGCCTGTTGGAGTGAGTTCCCCCAACGTTGTCCTCATCTCTGTGTGTCTGGCTGCAACTGTCGTCATCCtgggtctgtgtgtgtttttctgcaagCGCTTCGTATGTATTTGA